Proteins from a genomic interval of Verrucomicrobiia bacterium:
- the rnhA gene encoding ribonuclease HI yields MREVIIHTDGGCEGNPGPGGWAAVLRHGEHVREIAGAEPATTNNRMELRAAIEALRALKQPCTVKIFTDSEYLRNGITSWIKGWKARGWITKDKQPVKNADLWRELDAAGARHHVTWGWLKGHAGHADNERCDVLARDAIRQLRSRLSPAELKSALVAFKDAGAPAARQTPALF; encoded by the coding sequence GTGAGAGAGGTCATTATCCACACCGACGGCGGTTGCGAGGGGAATCCCGGCCCGGGCGGCTGGGCGGCCGTATTGCGGCATGGGGAGCATGTGCGCGAAATTGCGGGCGCGGAACCGGCGACCACCAACAATCGCATGGAACTCCGCGCCGCCATCGAGGCGCTGCGGGCGCTCAAGCAGCCCTGCACTGTCAAAATCTTCACGGACTCCGAATATCTGCGCAACGGCATCACGTCATGGATCAAGGGCTGGAAGGCGCGAGGCTGGATCACGAAAGACAAGCAGCCGGTGAAGAATGCCGATCTCTGGCGTGAACTTGACGCGGCGGGTGCGCGTCACCACGTGACGTGGGGCTGGCTCAAAGGTCACGCCGGCCACGCCGACAACGAGCGCTGTGATGTGCTGGCACGTGACGCCATCCGGCAGTTGCGCAGCAGACTTTCCCCTGCGGAACTCAAATCGGCGCTGGTCGCGTTCAAGGACGCTGGTGCGCCCGCGGCGAGGCAGACCCCTGCGCTTTTCTGA